In Sphingobium sp. B2D3C, a genomic segment contains:
- a CDS encoding secondary thiamine-phosphate synthase enzyme YjbQ, with protein sequence MRQASTVLRIATPGQAMVEISREVSRWALAQGMDEGLLTVFCRHTSASLTIQENAAPAVQKDLLAWLARMAPEDQRYLHDDEGPDDMPAHLKAVLTGVSLSVPLIGGRLALGTWQGIYLVEHRRAPHQREVALHLLGC encoded by the coding sequence CTGCGGCAGGCCAGCACGGTCCTGCGCATTGCGACGCCCGGGCAGGCCATGGTGGAGATCAGCCGCGAGGTTTCGCGCTGGGCTTTGGCGCAGGGCATGGACGAAGGCCTGCTGACCGTTTTCTGCCGCCACACCTCCGCCTCGCTCACCATTCAGGAAAATGCCGCGCCCGCGGTGCAGAAGGATCTGCTCGCCTGGCTGGCGCGGATGGCGCCCGAGGACCAGCGTTACCTGCATGACGATGAAGGGCCGGACGATATGCCGGCGCATCTCAAGGCCGTACTGACCGGCGTTTCGCTCAGCGTGCCGCTGATCGGCGGGCGGCTGGCGCTCGGCACCTGGCAGGGCATATATCTGGTCGAGCATCGCCGTGCCCCGCATCAGCGCGAGGTGGCGTTGCATCTTCTGGGATGCTGA